A DNA window from Camelina sativa cultivar DH55 chromosome 13, Cs, whole genome shotgun sequence contains the following coding sequences:
- the LOC104738504 gene encoding L-type lectin-domain containing receptor kinase IV.3-like has product MPLISLLVIPVLLIISLVFLGRFIVRRRRKFAEELEDWEKEFGKNRLRFKDLYYATKGFKEKDLLGSGGFGKVYKGFMRTTKRAIAVKRVSNKSKQGLKEFVAEIVSIGQMSHRNLVPLLGYCRRRDELLLVYDYMPNGSLDKYLYNSPDVTLDWKQRFKVIKGVASALFFLHEEWEQVVIHRDVKASNVLLDSEHNGRLGDFGLARLCGHGSDPQTTHVAGTWGYLAPDYIRTGRATTATDVFAFGVLLLEVACGRRPIDQNENGERLXYSKGLWGRDLVKMSAS; this is encoded by the coding sequence ATGCCGTTGATATCCCTCTTGGTGATTCCCGTGTTGCTTATTATATCGCTAGTCTTTCTGGGGCGCTTCAttgtgaggaggaggagaaagttTGCAGAGGAGCTCGAAGATTGGGAAAAAGAATTTGGGAAAAACCGATTAAGGTTCAAGGACTTGTACTATGCCACCAAAGGGTTCAAGGAGAAGGACCTTCTTGGATCGGGCGGGTTTGGGAAGGTTTACAAAGGTTTCATGCGGACAACAAAAAGGGCGATCGCTGTAAAAAGAGTctcaaacaaatctaaacaaggtttgaaagagtTTGTGGCTGAGATCGTTAGTATTGGACAGATGAGTCACCGTAACTTAGTTCCTCTCTTGGGTTATTGCCGCCGGAGAGACGAGCTTCTTCTGGTGTACGATTACATGCCCAATGGAAGCTTAGACAAGTATTTGTACAATAGTCCGGATGTAACCCTCGACTGGAAACAGAGGTTTAAAGTCATTAAAGGTGTGGCCTCTGCCTTATTCTTCCTTCACGAGGAGTGGGAACAAGTGGTGATTCACCGTGACGTCAAAGCCAGCAATGTTTTATTAGACTCTGAGCACAATGGGAGACTGGGGGATTTTGGTTTAGCTCGGCTGTGCGGTCACGGGTCAGATCCTCAAACCACCCATGTCGCTGGAACATGGGGATACCTAGCCCCTGATTACATCAGGACAGGACGAGCCACAACAGCTACCGATGTTTTTGCCTTCGGGGTGCTCCTACTAGAAGTAGCATGCGGTAGACGTCCTATCGACCAGAACGAGAATGGTGAGAGGCTCNGATACTCCAAAGGTTTATGGGGAAGAGATTTAGTAAAAATGTCTGCAAGTTGA
- the LOC104737538 gene encoding uncharacterized protein LOC104737538: MQNLCVPSPLHFPATALRRCRIPTSAVRSVRAERREENDPLIQSALDSASLRLRETNRTEPLFIDPYAACFLPPYTKKELDIHEQQHYSLATKFIDDKLLEIAKRIDGLKQVVLFTDGMDTRPYRLNWPTSTMIFDVSPEKVFKIASDKLQGVGARIPKSCLFFHIPVESGNIEQHLRSTGFSGSRPSIWAMQGLPLESQSGFEAILSAISSLAMNECYLIGEFPTNITLQPDLTKWMEKLFMSNGFRVKIVKYEEIAASLGIVLQSPVNHDSVLFIAQQLKFSDDQMETWRQEFQRVEEDGDEQGFDEL, translated from the exons ATGCAGAATCTATGTGTTCCATCTCCTCTACACTTTCCGGCCACCGCACTCCGTCGCTGTCGGATTCCGACGTCCGCCGTTCGTTCGGTGAGAGCAGAGCGCAGAGAAGAGAACGACCCTTTGATTCAATCAGCTCTAGATTCAGCTTCTCTTCGTTTGCGAGAAACAAATCGAACAG AGCCTCTCTTCATCGACCCTTATGCCGCTTGCTTCTTACCTCCTTATACAAAGAAGGAATTGGACATCCATGAACAACAACATTACTCTCTTGCAACGAAGTTCATCGATGACAAGTTGTTAGAAATAGCTAAACGCATTGATGGGCTAAAGCAG GTTGTCTTGTTCACAGATGGCATGGATACTCGACCTTATAGGCTTAACTGGCCAACTTCGACTATGATCTTTGATGTATCACCagaaaaggtttttaaaattgcATCTGACAAGCTTCAAG GTGTGGGAGCTAGGATCCCTAAAAGTTGCTTATTCTTTCATATTCCCGTGGAGTCAGGGAACATAGAGCAACACTTACGCTCAACAGGGTTTAGTGGGAGTCGGCCGAGTATATGGGCAATGCAG GGTTTACCTCTTGAGTCACAATCAGGTTTTGAAGCTATTCTATCAGCCATTAGTAGCTTGGCCATGAATGAATGCTACCTAATAGGAGAATTTCCTACAAATATCACACTCCAG CCGGATTTGACAAAGTGGATGGAGAAACTGTTCATGAGCAACGGTTTTCGAGTGAAAATTGTTAAGTATGAAGAGATTGCTGCGAGTTTAGGCATTGTTTTACAGTCACCAGTAAATCATGACTCGGTCCTATTTATCGCCCAACAGCTGAAGTTTTCAGATGATCAG ATGGAGACATGGAgacaagaatttcaaagagtGGAAGAAGACGGAGATGAACAAGGATTTGACGAGCTTTGA
- the LOC104737539 gene encoding poly [ADP-ribose] polymerase 2 isoform X2, protein MASKLKVDELRSKLAERGLSTTGVKAVLVERLEEAIAEDTKKEESKSKRKRNRDSSSDETDESNKLTAIGQFRGMIVKELREEAMKRGLDTTGTKKELLERLCNDANNDSNAPVKSDEDEAEDDKNGFEEEKKEEKIVTATKKGAAVLDQWIPDQIKNQYHVLQRGDDVYDAILNQTNVRDNNNKFFVLQVLESDTKKTYMVYFRWGRVGVKGQSKLDGPYDSWDRAIEIFTNKFCDKTKNYWSDRKEFIPHPKSYTWLEMDYGQEENDSPVNDIPSSSSEVKPENSKLDTRVAKFISLICNVSMMAQHMMEIGYNANKLPLGKISKSTISKGYEVLKRISEVIDRFDRKRLEELSGEFYTVIPHDFGFKKMSQFVIDTPQKLKQKIEMVEALGEIELATKLLSVDRGLQDDPLYYHYQQLNCGLTPVGADSEEFSMVASYMENTHAKTHSGYTVEIAQLFRASRGVEADRFQQFSSSKNRMLLWHGSRLTNWAGILSQGLRIAPPEAPVTGYMFGKGVYFADMFSKSANYCYANHGSNDGVLLLCEVALGDMNELLYSDYNADNLPPGKLSTKGVGKTAPNPSEAQTLEDGVVVPLGKPVESSSSKGMLLYNEYIVYNVEQIKMRYVIQVKFNYKH, encoded by the exons ATGGCGAGCAAGCTCAAAGTCGACGAACTCCGTTCAAAACTCGCCGAGCGTGGACTCAGTACTACCGGAGTCAAAGCCGTTCTG GTAGAGAGGCTTGAAGAGGCTATCGCAGAAGACACTAAGAAGGAAGAATCGAAGAGCAAgaggaaaagaaacagagattctTCTTCGGATGAGACTGATGAATCGAACAAATTGACTGCAATTGGCCAATTTCGTGGGATGATTGTGAAGGAGTTACGTGAGGAAGCTATGAAGAGAGGCTTAGATACAACGGGAACCAAAAAGGAACTCCTTGAGAGACTCTGCAATGACGCTAATAACGACTCCAATGCACCAGTCAAATCTG atgaagatgaagctgaaGATGACAAAAAtgggtttgaagaagaaaagaaagaagagaaaatcgTAACTGCGACGAAGAAGGGTGCAGCTGTGTTGGATCAATGGATTCCTGATCAGATAAAGAACCAGTACCATGTTCTACAAAGG GGTGATGATGTTTATGATGCTATCTTAAATCAGACAAATGTCAGGGATAACAATAACAAGTTCTTTGTCCTACAAGTCTTAG AGTCGGATACAAAAAAGACATACATGGTTTACTTCAGATGGGGAAGAGTTGGTGTGAAAGGACAAAGTAAGTTAGATGGGCCTTATGACTCATGGGATCGTGCTATTGAAATATTTACCAATAAGTTCTGTGACAAGACAAAGAATTATTGGTCTGATAGAAAGGAATTTATTCCTCATCCCAAGTCCTATACATGGCTCGAAATGGATTATGGACAAGAGGAAAATGATTCACCG GTCAATGATATTCCCAGTTCATCTTCCGAAGTTAAACCTGAAAATTCAAAACTAGATACTCGGGTTGCCAAGTTCATTTCTCTTATATGTAATGTCAGCATGATGGCACAGCACATGATGGAAATAG GATATAACGCTAACAAATTGCCACTTGGCAAGATAAGCAAGTCCACAATTTCAAAG GGTTATGAAGTGTTGAAGAGAATATCGGAGGTGATTGACCGGTTTGATAGAAAGAGGCTTGAGGAACTGAGTGG AGAGTTCTATACTGTGATACCAcatgattttggttttaagaaAATGA GTCAGTTTGTTATCGACACTCCTCAAAAGTTGAAACAGAAAATAGAAATG GTTGAAGCATTAGGTGAAATTGAACTCGCGACAAAGTTGTTGTCGGTCGACCGGGGATTGCAG GATGATCCTTTATATTATCACTACCAGCAACTTAATTGTGGTTTGACGCCAGTAGGAGCCGATTCAGAGGAGTTCTCTatg gtTGCCAGTTACATGGAGAACACTCATGCAAAAACGCATTCGGGATACACAGTTGAGATTGCTCAACTATTTAGAGCTTCAAGAGGTGTTGAAGCTGACAGATTCCAACAG TTTTCAAGTTCGAAGAACAGGATGCTACTCTGGCATGGGTCACGTCTCACTAACTGGGCCGGTATTTTATCTCAAG GTCTCCGGATAGCTCCTCCTGAAGCGCCTGTAACTGGTTACATGTTTGGAAAAGGAGTTTACTTTGCTGATATGTTCTCGAAGAGCGCGAACTATTGCTATGCTAACCACGGTTCTAATGACGGCGTTCTGCTCCTTTGTGAG GTTGCTTTGGGAGACATGAATGAACTCCTATATTCAGATTATAACGCGGATAATTTACCCCCGGGGAAGCTAAG CACAAAAGGTGTGGGGAAAACAGCACCAAACCCATCGGAGGCTCAAACACTAGAAGACGGTGTTGTTGTTCCACTAGGCAAACCAGTGGAAAGTTCATCCTCCAAG GGGATGTTGTTGTACAACGAATATATAGTCTACAATGTGGAACAAATTAAGATGCGTTATGTGATTCAAGTCAAATTCAACTACAAGCACTAA
- the LOC104737539 gene encoding poly [ADP-ribose] polymerase 2 isoform X1, translating into MASKLKVDELRSKLAERGLSTTGVKAVLVERLEEAIAEDTKKEESKSKRKRNRDSSSDETDESNKLTAIGQFRGMIVKELREEAMKRGLDTTGTKKELLERLCNDANNDSNAPVKSGADEDEAEDDKNGFEEEKKEEKIVTATKKGAAVLDQWIPDQIKNQYHVLQRGDDVYDAILNQTNVRDNNNKFFVLQVLESDTKKTYMVYFRWGRVGVKGQSKLDGPYDSWDRAIEIFTNKFCDKTKNYWSDRKEFIPHPKSYTWLEMDYGQEENDSPVNDIPSSSSEVKPENSKLDTRVAKFISLICNVSMMAQHMMEIGYNANKLPLGKISKSTISKGYEVLKRISEVIDRFDRKRLEELSGEFYTVIPHDFGFKKMSQFVIDTPQKLKQKIEMVEALGEIELATKLLSVDRGLQDDPLYYHYQQLNCGLTPVGADSEEFSMVASYMENTHAKTHSGYTVEIAQLFRASRGVEADRFQQFSSSKNRMLLWHGSRLTNWAGILSQGLRIAPPEAPVTGYMFGKGVYFADMFSKSANYCYANHGSNDGVLLLCEVALGDMNELLYSDYNADNLPPGKLSTKGVGKTAPNPSEAQTLEDGVVVPLGKPVESSSSKGMLLYNEYIVYNVEQIKMRYVIQVKFNYKH; encoded by the exons ATGGCGAGCAAGCTCAAAGTCGACGAACTCCGTTCAAAACTCGCCGAGCGTGGACTCAGTACTACCGGAGTCAAAGCCGTTCTG GTAGAGAGGCTTGAAGAGGCTATCGCAGAAGACACTAAGAAGGAAGAATCGAAGAGCAAgaggaaaagaaacagagattctTCTTCGGATGAGACTGATGAATCGAACAAATTGACTGCAATTGGCCAATTTCGTGGGATGATTGTGAAGGAGTTACGTGAGGAAGCTATGAAGAGAGGCTTAGATACAACGGGAACCAAAAAGGAACTCCTTGAGAGACTCTGCAATGACGCTAATAACGACTCCAATGCACCAGTCAAATCTG GGgcagatgaagatgaagctgaaGATGACAAAAAtgggtttgaagaagaaaagaaagaagagaaaatcgTAACTGCGACGAAGAAGGGTGCAGCTGTGTTGGATCAATGGATTCCTGATCAGATAAAGAACCAGTACCATGTTCTACAAAGG GGTGATGATGTTTATGATGCTATCTTAAATCAGACAAATGTCAGGGATAACAATAACAAGTTCTTTGTCCTACAAGTCTTAG AGTCGGATACAAAAAAGACATACATGGTTTACTTCAGATGGGGAAGAGTTGGTGTGAAAGGACAAAGTAAGTTAGATGGGCCTTATGACTCATGGGATCGTGCTATTGAAATATTTACCAATAAGTTCTGTGACAAGACAAAGAATTATTGGTCTGATAGAAAGGAATTTATTCCTCATCCCAAGTCCTATACATGGCTCGAAATGGATTATGGACAAGAGGAAAATGATTCACCG GTCAATGATATTCCCAGTTCATCTTCCGAAGTTAAACCTGAAAATTCAAAACTAGATACTCGGGTTGCCAAGTTCATTTCTCTTATATGTAATGTCAGCATGATGGCACAGCACATGATGGAAATAG GATATAACGCTAACAAATTGCCACTTGGCAAGATAAGCAAGTCCACAATTTCAAAG GGTTATGAAGTGTTGAAGAGAATATCGGAGGTGATTGACCGGTTTGATAGAAAGAGGCTTGAGGAACTGAGTGG AGAGTTCTATACTGTGATACCAcatgattttggttttaagaaAATGA GTCAGTTTGTTATCGACACTCCTCAAAAGTTGAAACAGAAAATAGAAATG GTTGAAGCATTAGGTGAAATTGAACTCGCGACAAAGTTGTTGTCGGTCGACCGGGGATTGCAG GATGATCCTTTATATTATCACTACCAGCAACTTAATTGTGGTTTGACGCCAGTAGGAGCCGATTCAGAGGAGTTCTCTatg gtTGCCAGTTACATGGAGAACACTCATGCAAAAACGCATTCGGGATACACAGTTGAGATTGCTCAACTATTTAGAGCTTCAAGAGGTGTTGAAGCTGACAGATTCCAACAG TTTTCAAGTTCGAAGAACAGGATGCTACTCTGGCATGGGTCACGTCTCACTAACTGGGCCGGTATTTTATCTCAAG GTCTCCGGATAGCTCCTCCTGAAGCGCCTGTAACTGGTTACATGTTTGGAAAAGGAGTTTACTTTGCTGATATGTTCTCGAAGAGCGCGAACTATTGCTATGCTAACCACGGTTCTAATGACGGCGTTCTGCTCCTTTGTGAG GTTGCTTTGGGAGACATGAATGAACTCCTATATTCAGATTATAACGCGGATAATTTACCCCCGGGGAAGCTAAG CACAAAAGGTGTGGGGAAAACAGCACCAAACCCATCGGAGGCTCAAACACTAGAAGACGGTGTTGTTGTTCCACTAGGCAAACCAGTGGAAAGTTCATCCTCCAAG GGGATGTTGTTGTACAACGAATATATAGTCTACAATGTGGAACAAATTAAGATGCGTTATGTGATTCAAGTCAAATTCAACTACAAGCACTAA